The Flavobacterium faecale genome has a segment encoding these proteins:
- a CDS encoding ligase-associated DNA damage response exonuclease → MSVPLLAFNENGIYCAAANVYLDPWKPVQNAIITHGHADHSRYGHASYITHVTNVPIILHRLGDISVYGVEWNETFVINNVKFSLHPAGHIIGSSQVRVEHKGEVWVFTGDYKTEDDGVAVPYEVVKCDTFITECTFGLPAFKWTPQAEVMADVNNWWQENQSEGKTSILFGYSLGKAQRLLKHLNPEIGTIFTHGAIENMTNVLRPMMEFPATTLITRETKKEELLGNIVLAPPSAHGTTWIRKMTPFVTASASGWMAFRGARRRRAVDKGFVLSDHCDWYSLLDSIKATGAEKIICTHGYTDIFAKYLRELGYDARTEKTQYEGELSEMDKKDENTLT, encoded by the coding sequence ATGTCAGTGCCACTTTTAGCTTTTAATGAAAACGGAATATACTGTGCAGCTGCCAACGTATATTTGGACCCTTGGAAACCCGTACAAAATGCCATTATCACACATGGGCACGCCGATCACTCCCGTTATGGTCATGCGAGCTACATTACACATGTGACCAATGTGCCCATTATTTTGCACCGATTGGGCGATATTTCGGTTTATGGTGTCGAATGGAATGAAACATTTGTAATCAATAATGTCAAATTTTCATTGCATCCAGCGGGTCATATTATAGGTAGTTCACAAGTACGTGTGGAGCACAAGGGCGAAGTTTGGGTGTTTACCGGAGATTACAAAACAGAAGATGATGGTGTAGCAGTTCCTTATGAAGTAGTCAAATGTGACACATTCATTACCGAATGTACCTTTGGTTTGCCTGCATTCAAATGGACTCCACAAGCAGAAGTTATGGCAGACGTAAATAATTGGTGGCAAGAAAACCAATCCGAAGGAAAAACATCAATATTATTTGGGTATTCCTTAGGAAAAGCCCAGCGCTTACTCAAACATTTAAATCCAGAAATTGGCACCATTTTTACCCATGGTGCAATAGAGAATATGACCAATGTATTACGCCCTATGATGGAATTTCCTGCTACGACACTCATCACTCGAGAAACCAAAAAAGAAGAGTTGCTAGGGAATATCGTGCTTGCGCCACCAAGCGCACACGGCACTACATGGATTCGGAAAATGACACCATTTGTCACAGCATCCGCTAGTGGCTGGATGGCGTTTAGGGGAGCGAGACGTAGGCGAGCTGTTGACAAAGGTTTTGTCCTGAGCGATCACTGCGATTGGTACTCACTTCTTGACAGCATAAAAGCTACGGGTGCCGAAAAAATTATTTGTACCCATGGCTACACCGATATTTTTGCCAAATATTTGAGAGAGTTGGGCTATGATGCTCGCACTGAAAAAACACAATACGAAGGCGAACTTTCAGAAATGGATAAAAAAGACGAAAACACGCTTACCTAA
- a CDS encoding Dps family protein — protein sequence MDTKLGMPQKEMTANVKNLSIVLASEMVLYVKTRKFHWNVAGSSFMEMHKLFEAQYNELELVIDEVAERIGKLGEKATGTMAEFIENSVLEECHKDETKEAMVAELLEDYRTMITKIREMIKETEETDDFGTADFLTAIIQKHEMQAWILRRYNS from the coding sequence ATGGATACTAAATTAGGAATGCCTCAGAAAGAAATGACAGCAAATGTGAAAAATTTATCTATTGTTTTGGCAAGCGAAATGGTGCTATATGTGAAAACAAGAAAATTTCACTGGAATGTTGCCGGATCTAGTTTTATGGAAATGCACAAATTATTTGAAGCACAATATAACGAGTTAGAATTAGTGATTGACGAAGTTGCAGAACGTATTGGGAAACTAGGCGAAAAAGCAACTGGAACAATGGCTGAGTTTATTGAAAATTCAGTTTTAGAAGAATGTCACAAAGACGAAACTAAGGAAGCTATGGTAGCTGAATTATTGGAAGATTATAGAACGATGATTACAAAAATTCGTGAAATGATCAAAGAAACTGAAGAAACTGACGATTTTGGAACAGCTGATTTCTTAACTGCCATTATTCAGAAACATGAAATGCAAGCTTGGATTTTGAGAAGATACAACAGTTAA
- a CDS encoding CsbD family protein, which yields MNSTEIKGNWNEMKGKLKQQYADLTDDDLLFAEGKEDEMLGKLEQKLGKSKDEIKKMIADL from the coding sequence ATGAACAGTACAGAAATCAAAGGAAATTGGAACGAAATGAAAGGTAAATTAAAACAACAATATGCTGATTTAACAGATGATGATTTGTTATTTGCCGAAGGTAAAGAAGATGAGATGCTTGGAAAACTAGAACAAAAACTAGGTAAATCTAAGGATGAAATCAAAAAAATGATTGCTGATTTGTAA
- a CDS encoding AI-2E family transporter encodes MAKKNYLGLQLLAIVLIVFIASVLRDFIIPLLFAIILSVLIYPIVQFFEARLRINRIVSITMAILIFSIIIFAVFVLIGIQFEDIMSQSDKYAVQIQQKVTPLLKQLESTIGIKSTDIVGGDNMKAKEIVKKNSSKILQFLSSSGAILSDFMLSPLYMFLFLLYRNFLVSFIYKATAKVMSRSKMRTMLAELYKVQQNYLLGLVSVMFIVGVMNSIGLLLLGIDNPFFFGFLCALLLLVPYIGIIIGSMLPALVALATKDSYWYAVGVIGIFAFIQFLEGNFITPKITGTKVSLNAFVSILSIVLFSMLWGIPGMILALPITASLKVIFDHTKSMKSIGFLLGEANDKYFKTKPKTE; translated from the coding sequence ATGGCTAAAAAAAATTACTTAGGATTACAGTTATTGGCGATTGTTTTAATCGTTTTTATCGCTTCGGTTTTACGAGACTTTATTATTCCGCTCCTTTTTGCTATTATTTTGAGCGTACTTATTTATCCTATAGTTCAATTTTTTGAGGCACGTTTGCGTATCAATAGAATTGTTTCGATAACGATGGCTATTCTAATATTTTCGATTATTATTTTTGCTGTATTTGTATTGATCGGGATACAGTTTGAAGATATAATGAGTCAGAGTGACAAATATGCTGTGCAAATTCAACAAAAGGTAACCCCACTATTAAAGCAGCTAGAAAGTACGATAGGAATAAAAAGTACAGATATTGTTGGTGGAGATAACATGAAAGCAAAAGAGATCGTAAAAAAGAACTCTAGTAAAATCTTGCAATTCTTGTCCTCATCAGGAGCTATTTTAAGTGATTTTATGCTCTCCCCTTTGTACATGTTTTTATTTTTACTGTATCGCAATTTTTTGGTCAGCTTTATATACAAAGCTACAGCAAAGGTGATGTCAAGATCAAAAATGAGAACCATGCTAGCCGAATTGTACAAAGTACAACAAAACTACCTTTTGGGACTGGTAAGCGTTATGTTTATTGTTGGTGTTATGAACAGTATCGGACTCTTATTGCTTGGTATTGATAATCCGTTTTTCTTTGGTTTTTTGTGTGCATTACTTTTATTGGTTCCTTATATAGGTATCATTATAGGCTCGATGTTGCCTGCCCTAGTTGCACTGGCTACCAAAGATTCGTATTGGTACGCAGTTGGAGTAATTGGTATTTTTGCTTTTATCCAATTTCTTGAAGGAAATTTTATTACACCAAAAATTACTGGGACCAAGGTATCACTTAATGCTTTTGTATCCATTTTGTCAATCGTACTGTTCTCGATGTTATGGGGTATTCCAGGAATGATTTTGGCATTACCAATAACAGCCTCTTTAAAAGTTATTTTTGATCATACAAAATCAATGAAATCAATTGGTTTCTTGCTAGGTGAAGCAAACGATAAATATTTTAAAACCAAGCCAAAAACAGAATAG
- a CDS encoding helix-turn-helix domain-containing protein — translation MKVFIKFDFNRICNKILQEKLDESNLKYRVLGFGEVEFLNVVSEDQLKDFSNSLFPYGVEIVENQKTILVQKIKDLIVEMIFTEDVTVNVKSSVYLADKLNHSYGYLSNLFSEVTYTSIENFIILQKIEYTKQLIISGQLSLTEIAFKLNYSSVAHLSSQFKNTTGITPSAFQRIIKKRREIASQNLN, via the coding sequence ATGAAGGTTTTTATAAAATTTGATTTCAATCGTATTTGCAATAAAATACTCCAAGAGAAATTGGACGAGTCCAACCTAAAATATCGAGTTTTAGGTTTTGGTGAAGTCGAATTTTTAAACGTGGTTTCAGAAGATCAATTAAAAGATTTTTCGAACTCACTTTTTCCATATGGTGTCGAAATTGTAGAAAATCAAAAAACAATTTTAGTACAGAAAATAAAAGACTTAATTGTCGAAATGATCTTTACGGAAGATGTAACAGTGAACGTAAAAAGCTCGGTATATTTGGCCGACAAATTAAATCATAGTTACGGCTATTTGTCCAACTTATTCTCGGAGGTAACCTATACTTCTATCGAGAATTTTATCATTTTACAAAAGATCGAATATACCAAGCAATTAATCATCAGTGGCCAATTGTCATTGACAGAAATTGCTTTTAAACTTAACTATTCAAGTGTGGCCCATTTGAGTTCACAGTTTAAGAATACCACCGGAATAACCCCTTCGGCATTTCAGAGAATTATAAAAAAACGTAGAGAAATAGCTTCTCAAAACCTTAACTAA
- a CDS encoding response regulator: MQNDSILITLADDDEDDRLFFTDAFDELKINTIVNTVNDGKELLNYLNDPDTILPNIIFLDLNMPILNGVDCLEIIKKNSAFKDIAIAIYSTSSSEKDIENTFVLGANIYIKKPSNFNDLKKILSDVVVTNWQFHTNGLNKDNFLLRM, from the coding sequence ATGCAAAACGATTCGATACTTATAACCCTGGCTGACGATGATGAAGACGACAGGTTATTTTTTACCGATGCCTTTGATGAACTCAAAATAAATACCATCGTAAATACCGTGAATGACGGAAAAGAATTGCTCAACTATTTGAACGATCCTGATACCATTTTGCCAAATATTATTTTTCTGGATTTAAATATGCCGATTCTAAATGGTGTAGATTGCTTAGAAATTATTAAAAAAAATAGTGCTTTCAAAGATATTGCCATTGCTATTTATTCGACTTCTTCCTCTGAAAAAGATATTGAAAACACCTTTGTACTAGGTGCCAATATTTATATCAAGAAGCCAAGTAATTTTAATGACCTTAAAAAAATATTATCTGACGTTGTGGTAACCAATTGGCAATTCCACACCAATGGACTTAATAAAGACAACTTTTTACTTCGAATGTAA
- a CDS encoding PAS domain-containing protein, which produces MKNIKYKSSVYHKIIFAISLMVLLFIGVITIKHIKNISDSSKLLMHTYEVNLELEHLFSSIKDSENSMRGFIITKDSIYLKPYQKATTDVNTSFVILKKLVEDNPIEQKKLQSLFEIINKRYEFISNYIEGKDRINMDEDYFFKKNFRESSELLERIRNKLNEMIALEEMYLKNRNELYRSQIFLTPILTLSILFITLVVLIFAYYKINKDVEKLQNANLSLSKSQFLSYQAEILSEFGTWEWEMHDNSLIYSDNLYRILGVEPQSFVATNEKFLEFVHPEDIKHVDDIIQKIMDNHELPYSYFRIIRADGAIRNLRATGKLFVDERGNKLILGVTEDITNESNKTDLLKTNYDDLIKVNNDLKIFDQSSKQAEILGNYGSWILHFDNLEVSYSDNRFRLLGHKPQSFKPSIELFIDFVHPEDKQTVEEAFIKAKADKIFPEIDYKVIRKDGKIRRFKTSGTSFVDLSGRQSMIGTTQDVTEDYNKSLHIKERNKELEQKIKELNEFNHVASHDLQEPLRKIQTFISRINDKEKENLSDFGKEYLSRIESASNRMRVLINDLLQYSKTSRSEAQLVPIDLNIVFADSLLELSQNIEDTNAEITNTNLPIINGVDFQMQQLFSNLISNSLKYSKQEIAPIISLSYKIVVAKDEELIKDYSQRKFFKFEFKDNGIGFEQEHAEKIFLLFNRLHGKTEYQGTGVGLAICKKIIENHNGFIYATSALNVGTTFTFYIPV; this is translated from the coding sequence ATGAAAAATATCAAATATAAATCTTCCGTTTATCACAAAATTATATTTGCTATCAGTTTGATGGTATTGCTATTTATTGGCGTGATTACCATTAAGCACATCAAAAACATATCCGACTCTTCCAAGTTGCTCATGCATACCTATGAGGTCAACTTGGAGTTGGAACATTTATTTTCGTCAATTAAGGATTCCGAAAACAGTATGCGCGGTTTTATCATAACAAAAGACAGCATCTACCTAAAACCTTATCAAAAAGCAACTACAGATGTCAATACGTCATTTGTAATATTGAAGAAGTTAGTCGAGGACAATCCTATTGAACAAAAAAAGCTTCAATCTTTGTTCGAAATCATCAACAAACGCTATGAATTTATTTCGAATTACATCGAAGGAAAGGACCGCATAAATATGGATGAAGATTATTTTTTCAAGAAAAACTTTAGAGAAAGTAGTGAACTACTTGAACGAATAAGAAACAAGCTCAACGAAATGATTGCGTTGGAAGAAATGTATCTTAAAAACAGAAATGAACTTTATAGAAGTCAAATATTCTTGACCCCAATTTTGACGTTAAGTATTTTGTTTATCACACTGGTTGTTTTAATTTTTGCTTATTATAAAATTAATAAGGATGTAGAGAAATTACAAAATGCCAATTTATCCCTCAGCAAATCACAGTTTTTAAGTTACCAAGCAGAAATTTTATCTGAATTTGGAACTTGGGAATGGGAGATGCACGATAATAGTTTAATTTATTCTGATAATTTATATCGAATTTTGGGAGTTGAGCCACAGTCATTTGTTGCTACCAATGAGAAATTTTTAGAATTTGTACATCCCGAAGACATAAAACATGTAGATGACATTATTCAAAAAATAATGGACAATCATGAACTACCATATTCCTATTTTAGAATCATAAGAGCAGATGGTGCTATTCGAAATTTAAGGGCAACCGGAAAGTTGTTTGTTGACGAAAGAGGCAATAAATTAATTTTAGGTGTTACGGAAGACATCACCAATGAAAGTAATAAAACCGACCTATTAAAAACCAATTATGACGACTTGATTAAAGTCAATAATGATTTAAAAATCTTTGATCAGTCAAGTAAGCAAGCTGAAATATTGGGTAATTATGGAAGTTGGATTTTACATTTCGATAACTTAGAAGTTAGCTATTCAGATAACCGTTTTCGATTGTTGGGTCACAAACCGCAATCTTTCAAGCCATCAATAGAGCTATTCATTGATTTTGTTCATCCAGAAGATAAGCAAACTGTTGAAGAAGCTTTTATCAAAGCAAAGGCCGACAAAATATTTCCTGAAATCGATTATAAAGTCATTCGAAAAGACGGGAAAATTCGTCGATTTAAAACTAGCGGAACCTCGTTTGTAGATTTATCAGGTCGTCAAAGCATGATTGGAACCACGCAGGACGTAACAGAAGACTACAATAAAAGTTTACATATTAAAGAAAGAAACAAAGAACTGGAACAAAAAATAAAGGAACTTAATGAATTTAACCACGTAGCGAGTCATGATTTACAAGAACCACTACGAAAAATTCAGACATTCATTTCGAGAATAAACGATAAAGAAAAAGAAAACCTATCCGATTTTGGAAAAGAATATCTTTCTCGCATAGAAAGTGCATCCAATAGAATGCGTGTGCTTATCAATGATTTGCTTCAATATTCTAAAACCAGTCGATCAGAGGCGCAATTGGTTCCTATTGATCTTAATATTGTATTTGCAGATAGTTTACTTGAACTATCGCAAAATATTGAAGATACAAATGCTGAAATTACAAACACAAATCTACCGATCATTAATGGTGTAGATTTTCAAATGCAGCAGTTGTTTTCGAATTTAATAAGCAACTCTTTAAAATATTCGAAACAAGAAATCGCTCCTATTATTTCACTTTCGTATAAAATTGTAGTGGCAAAAGATGAAGAATTAATTAAAGATTATAGTCAGCGAAAATTCTTTAAGTTCGAATTTAAAGACAACGGAATTGGATTTGAACAAGAGCATGCCGAGAAGATATTTTTATTATTTAATCGTTTGCACGGAAAAACAGAATACCAAGGAACAGGCGTAGGATTGGCCATTTGCAAAAAAATTATTGAAAACCACAATGGTTTTATTTATGCTACGAGTGCGCTCAATGTAGGAACTACGTTTACGTTTTATATCCCCGTATAA
- a CDS encoding YihY/virulence factor BrkB family protein has translation MKISKQYTKALWEVIKQTITTFLEHKVLKMSGSLAYVTMFSLGPLLLVILYLSDLFWGREAVEGKMFSQIKSFVGPSSAQQIQTIIENLSLSQSSTVAGIIGVVTLLIGATSVFAEIQDSINTIWGIKPKKQSGFWLYLKSRLLSFGVIGSFGFILLVSLGVSAIMDGLSTHFFSMFSDTFYYAVYAINTFITFSIISLLFGAIFTILPDAEIKWKQVRLASFATAILFMIGKFLISFYIANSNLQDVYGTAGSFVIIMVWVYYSSVILYFGAEFAKNYAVQFSSPIQPSRFADIVHNVEVISKERNLQDAKKERDAMI, from the coding sequence ATGAAAATATCAAAACAATATACCAAAGCATTGTGGGAAGTAATTAAACAAACCATTACAACTTTTTTGGAACATAAAGTTTTGAAGATGAGCGGTTCCTTGGCTTACGTAACTATGTTTTCTCTAGGACCATTATTATTAGTTATTTTATACTTATCTGATTTATTTTGGGGACGCGAAGCCGTTGAAGGAAAAATGTTTAGCCAAATTAAAAGTTTTGTTGGTCCATCTAGCGCACAGCAAATTCAAACCATTATTGAAAATTTATCATTATCACAAAGCAGTACTGTTGCTGGTATAATTGGAGTTGTGACATTACTTATTGGAGCGACCTCTGTATTTGCCGAAATTCAGGATTCAATTAATACCATTTGGGGCATTAAACCCAAAAAGCAATCAGGATTCTGGTTGTATCTTAAATCACGCTTATTATCCTTTGGAGTTATTGGTAGTTTCGGTTTTATATTATTGGTATCTCTCGGAGTATCTGCCATTATGGATGGACTAAGCACCCATTTTTTCTCCATGTTTTCTGATACCTTTTATTATGCTGTTTACGCAATCAACACCTTTATTACTTTTAGCATCATATCTTTACTATTTGGAGCCATATTCACCATACTTCCAGATGCCGAAATAAAGTGGAAACAAGTACGACTTGCCTCGTTTGCAACAGCCATTTTGTTTATGATCGGAAAATTTTTGATTTCATTTTATATAGCCAATTCAAATCTACAAGATGTCTATGGTACAGCAGGTTCTTTTGTGATCATAATGGTTTGGGTATACTATTCTTCTGTAATATTATACTTTGGAGCAGAGTTTGCAAAAAATTATGCAGTGCAGTTTTCATCTCCAATACAGCCGTCTAGATTTGCAGACATTGTACATAATGTAGAAGTTATTTCGAAAGAAAGAAATTTGCAAGACGCCAAAAAAGAACGCGACGCAATGATTTAA
- a CDS encoding porin family protein: protein MKKSIKTVAALALLIGLGSNSAQAQINDGTAQFGVKGGVNFSNMYTNDVSDNNVLTSFNAGVYAMLPITDFVAIQPEVLYSRKGSELTYDNAFATGKAKFKLNYIEVPILVKANLTKNVSVHAGPYFAYLVDAQVTNESSGGSLNFEDTYNNDDFNKFDAGLSAGIGFDFESVGIGARYNYGLTTVGKERTVAGATYTVPDGKNSNISVYMTLKLN, encoded by the coding sequence ATGAAAAAATCAATCAAAACAGTAGCAGCTCTTGCACTACTTATCGGACTAGGATCTAACAGTGCACAGGCACAAATCAATGACGGAACAGCACAATTTGGTGTAAAAGGAGGAGTTAATTTCTCTAACATGTACACAAACGATGTAAGTGACAACAATGTTCTTACTAGTTTTAATGCCGGTGTTTACGCAATGCTTCCTATTACTGATTTTGTAGCCATCCAACCAGAGGTTTTATACAGCCGAAAAGGATCTGAGCTTACGTATGACAACGCTTTTGCAACAGGAAAAGCAAAATTTAAATTAAACTACATTGAGGTGCCAATTTTGGTAAAAGCCAATTTGACCAAAAATGTAAGTGTACATGCAGGACCCTACTTTGCTTACCTAGTAGATGCGCAAGTAACCAACGAATCAAGCGGAGGTTCATTAAACTTTGAAGATACGTACAACAATGACGACTTTAACAAATTTGATGCAGGTTTGTCTGCAGGAATCGGATTTGACTTTGAGTCAGTTGGAATCGGAGCTCGTTACAACTATGGTTTGACCACAGTAGGTAAAGAAAGAACAGTTGCAGGCGCAACCTACACAGTACCAGACGGAAAAAACAGTAATATAAGCGTTTACATGACTTTAAAATTAAACTAA
- a CDS encoding lmo0937 family membrane protein, translating to MSNLLYLIAVILIISWALGVFVYSAGSLIHVLLVIALIAIILRIIKGRGI from the coding sequence ATGTCAAATTTATTATATCTAATCGCAGTAATATTGATTATCTCATGGGCACTTGGAGTGTTTGTATATAGTGCAGGATCATTAATCCATGTATTATTGGTAATCGCATTGATCGCCATCATTTTGAGAATCATCAAAGGAAGAGGAATTTAA
- a CDS encoding YtxH domain-containing protein, translating to MSTNKTVIVVLAATAIGTALGILFAPDKGCNTRKKIAKKSAQKSDEIKHKIDQLKDTLNDKYQTAIKKGEDLVDQASNDIHNIKDMNKQVL from the coding sequence ATGAGCACTAATAAAACAGTTATCGTAGTATTGGCAGCAACTGCCATTGGAACAGCGTTAGGAATCTTATTTGCACCTGATAAAGGATGCAATACACGCAAAAAAATTGCCAAAAAATCGGCACAAAAATCAGATGAGATCAAACATAAAATTGATCAATTGAAAGATACGTTGAATGATAAATACCAAACTGCTATTAAAAAAGGAGAAGATTTGGTTGATCAAGCAAGCAACGACATCCACAACATCAAAGACATGAATAAGCAGGTATTGTAA
- a CDS encoding DUF6565 domain-containing protein has translation MKKISVAVMIASTALFFTSCKNEQQENAEKKVEAYNHYIDSVSTIAEAEASKDWEAIDARYTTMKADADMAITTASDKDKIQAKLDEASMKYDAFKMKVVEQQESVKNEYNKTLFGSAYVSDDMQFNWVNKDNILSVYQNFVDTVQKNKDSYSREDWDKIKLAYEALDSRKNTVENEGLTGADNRKIALLKLKFAPMYTVNRMGAKSEENAEAKK, from the coding sequence ATGAAAAAGATATCAGTAGCGGTAATGATCGCATCAACAGCATTGTTCTTTACATCATGTAAAAACGAACAGCAGGAAAATGCAGAGAAAAAAGTAGAAGCATACAATCACTATATCGACTCAGTAAGTACTATTGCAGAAGCAGAAGCAAGCAAAGACTGGGAAGCAATTGATGCGCGATACACCACCATGAAAGCAGATGCCGACATGGCGATTACTACCGCATCAGACAAAGACAAAATTCAAGCTAAATTGGATGAGGCTTCAATGAAATATGATGCTTTTAAAATGAAAGTAGTAGAGCAGCAAGAAAGTGTAAAAAATGAGTACAACAAAACGCTTTTTGGATCTGCATACGTGAGTGATGATATGCAATTCAACTGGGTAAACAAAGACAATATCCTATCGGTATATCAAAACTTTGTAGATACAGTACAAAAGAACAAGGATTCTTACTCTAGAGAAGATTGGGACAAGATAAAACTTGCCTACGAAGCTTTGGATAGCCGCAAGAATACTGTTGAAAACGAAGGTTTAACAGGAGCAGACAACAGAAAAATTGCATTATTAAAATTGAAATTTGCACCAATGTACACGGTAAACCGTATGGGAGCAAAGTCAGAAGAGAATGCTGAAGCTAAAAAATAA